In candidate division KSB1 bacterium, a single window of DNA contains:
- the rplL gene encoding 50S ribosomal protein L7/L12: MNQILEAIEKMTVMELVELKKALEEKFGVTAAAPMMMGMMPAMGGAGAAAAPVEEKTEFDVILAAAGEKKIQVIKVVRELTSLGLKEAKDLVDGAPKAVKEGVSKDEAEKVKAKLEEQGATVEIK; the protein is encoded by the coding sequence GTGAATCAGATTCTTGAGGCCATCGAAAAGATGACCGTGATGGAACTCGTTGAGCTGAAGAAAGCTCTCGAGGAGAAGTTTGGAGTGACCGCCGCCGCGCCGATGATGATGGGCATGATGCCGGCGATGGGTGGCGCGGGTGCCGCCGCCGCGCCGGTGGAAGAGAAGACCGAGTTCGACGTCATCCTGGCCGCCGCCGGCGAGAAGAAGATTCAGGTGATCAAGGTCGTCCGCGAGCTGACGAGTCTCGGACTCAAGGAAGCCAAGGACCTCGTGGACGGCGCGCCGAAAGCGGTGAAGGAAGGCGTGTCCAAGGACGAGGCCGAAAAAGTCAAGGCCAAGCTGGAAGAGCAGGGAGCCACGGTCGAGATCAAGTAA
- the secE gene encoding preprotein translocase subunit SecE: MFQKLLTYIKDVRQEMTKVSWPSRAEMMESARLVLVLSLVLGVVVFFVDRILSYGLEQLL, from the coding sequence ATGTTTCAGAAGCTGCTTACCTACATCAAAGATGTGCGCCAGGAGATGACCAAAGTCTCGTGGCCGTCGCGGGCCGAGATGATGGAGTCCGCGCGACTCGTGCTCGTGCTGTCGCTGGTGCTGGGCGTGGTTGTGTTCTTTGTGGACCGGATCCTGTCCTACGGACTGGAACAGCTGCTGTAA
- a CDS encoding 50S ribosomal protein L1 yields MPDSKRVGNNKKLVDRRKEYTLDEGVALLKTTAPAKFDETVEISIRLNVDPKKADQVVRGTVALPHGTGKSVRVCAITKTKDAEAREAGADVVGFEDVIEKIRGGWTDTDVIVATPEAMVEIGKLGKILGPRGLMPNPKAGTVTPNLGQAIREIKAGKVEFRVDKFGILHLGVGKIKFSAQQIQDNLVEFFRNVMRLRPSSAKGQYVKSVFLSSTMGPGIRLQRTVVEASTK; encoded by the coding sequence ATGCCAGATTCCAAGCGCGTCGGCAACAACAAAAAGCTTGTTGACCGGCGCAAAGAGTACACGCTCGACGAGGGAGTGGCGCTCTTGAAAACGACGGCGCCCGCGAAATTCGACGAGACCGTTGAGATTTCGATTCGCTTGAATGTCGATCCGAAAAAGGCCGATCAGGTTGTGCGCGGTACGGTGGCGCTGCCGCATGGCACGGGCAAGAGCGTGCGAGTCTGCGCGATCACCAAGACCAAGGACGCCGAAGCGCGGGAAGCCGGCGCGGACGTGGTCGGCTTTGAGGACGTGATCGAGAAGATTCGCGGCGGGTGGACGGATACCGACGTGATCGTGGCCACCCCGGAGGCCATGGTCGAGATCGGCAAGCTGGGGAAGATTCTCGGCCCGCGCGGCCTGATGCCCAATCCGAAGGCTGGCACGGTGACTCCGAATCTCGGACAAGCGATTCGCGAAATCAAGGCCGGCAAGGTCGAATTCCGCGTGGACAAGTTCGGCATTCTGCATCTCGGCGTCGGGAAGATCAAGTTCAGCGCGCAGCAGATTCAGGACAATCTGGTGGAGTTCTTCCGCAATGTGATGCGCCTCAGACCGTCGTCGGCCAAGGGACAATACGTCAAAAGCGTCTTCCTGAGTTCGACGATGGGGCCCGGCATCAGGCTGCAGCGCACCGTGGTGGAAGCCTCGACGAAATAA
- a CDS encoding class I SAM-dependent methyltransferase has translation MKLVTIGCPACDSPVFERERTVGDRFRTVPGARYQIVRCADCRLLYLNPRPTDAELGQFYAVQGYDPFVSDRRGFSPGKLIYKSVRYFTVRKKVWRVRDGLPGTLRVLDVGCATGELLAIFRRRGDTACGVEPDAGAAEFARKQGLTVWNGDIRAVPADRGPFDLIVFWHVLEHVADLKATLGRVRELLTERGRLAIAVPNPRSLDAGWYGDQWVAWDTPRHLYHFEPDVMLTTLDGCGFRAEHMGAVAFDAMYHSLLSDSRTPVGFIRALARGTISFLSGSLGGKGSSELYFAYKD, from the coding sequence TTGAAGCTCGTTACGATCGGATGTCCGGCTTGCGACAGCCCGGTCTTTGAACGGGAACGTACGGTGGGGGATCGGTTCCGCACGGTTCCGGGAGCGCGGTATCAAATTGTGCGCTGCGCTGACTGCCGCCTGCTCTATCTCAACCCGCGACCGACAGACGCCGAGCTCGGCCAGTTCTATGCGGTGCAGGGTTACGATCCGTTTGTCAGCGACCGCCGCGGCTTCTCGCCGGGGAAGTTGATCTACAAATCGGTCCGGTACTTTACCGTGCGCAAGAAGGTCTGGCGAGTTCGCGATGGATTGCCCGGAACACTGCGCGTGCTTGACGTGGGCTGCGCAACCGGCGAGCTGCTTGCGATTTTCCGGCGCCGGGGGGATACAGCCTGTGGCGTCGAGCCGGATGCGGGGGCCGCCGAGTTCGCGCGCAAGCAGGGGCTGACGGTCTGGAACGGCGACATTCGCGCCGTGCCCGCGGACCGCGGGCCGTTTGACCTGATCGTATTCTGGCACGTGCTGGAGCATGTCGCCGACCTGAAGGCGACGCTCGGACGGGTGCGGGAATTGTTGACGGAGCGCGGCAGGCTCGCGATCGCCGTGCCGAATCCGCGATCGCTGGACGCGGGCTGGTATGGAGACCAGTGGGTAGCGTGGGACACGCCGCGGCACCTCTACCACTTTGAGCCGGACGTCATGCTCACGACGCTGGACGGGTGCGGATTCCGCGCCGAGCATATGGGCGCGGTGGCGTTTGATGCGATGTACCACAGCCTATTGAGCGATTCGCGCACGCCGGTCGGATTCATCCGGGCTCTCGCACGCGGGACCATCAGTTTCCTGAGCGGCTCGCTGGGCGGCAAAGGGTCCTCCGAATTGTATTTCGCCTACAAAGATTAA
- the nusG gene encoding transcription termination/antitermination factor NusG yields the protein MVSTAADPALTLHWYVIHVFTGQEEKIKAFLDEEVKRLHLEEQLTTVLIPKEEVVEMRDGKKKVKTRVIYPGYMYIEMLLNKNTEHLLLNTPQVINFVGPKNKPQPLRRYEIDRILGHVDRAEGGQVVEVPFRVGDAIKVIDGPFKDFTGVVRDINLEKRKVKVMVSIFGRSTPIELDFLQVSTELATS from the coding sequence ATGGTTTCCACCGCCGCCGATCCCGCCCTCACTCTGCACTGGTACGTGATTCATGTGTTCACCGGCCAGGAAGAAAAGATCAAAGCGTTCCTTGACGAGGAGGTCAAGCGGTTGCACCTCGAAGAGCAGTTGACCACCGTGTTGATCCCGAAGGAAGAGGTGGTGGAGATGCGCGATGGCAAGAAAAAGGTCAAGACGCGCGTCATCTACCCCGGCTACATGTACATCGAGATGCTGCTGAACAAGAACACGGAACACTTGCTGTTGAACACACCGCAGGTGATCAATTTCGTGGGACCGAAGAACAAACCGCAGCCGCTGCGCCGCTATGAAATTGACCGCATCCTCGGCCATGTCGATCGCGCCGAAGGCGGGCAGGTTGTCGAAGTCCCATTCCGGGTCGGCGATGCCATCAAAGTGATCGACGGACCGTTCAAAGATTTCACCGGTGTGGTGCGCGATATCAATCTGGAAAAGCGCAAGGTCAAGGTGATGGTGTCGATCTTCGGTCGCTCGACACCGATTGAACTTGACTTCTTGCAGGTCTCGACCGAGCTGGCGACGAGCTAA
- the rplK gene encoding 50S ribosomal protein L11 codes for MAKKITGFIRLQLNAGAATPAPPVGPALGQKQVNIMEFCKQFNARTEKDRGMIIPVVITVYSDKSFSFITKTPPAAILLKKAAGLEKGSGVPNRTKVGTVSFAQVRQIAELKMKDLNANDVDMAVRMVEGTARSMGINVQK; via the coding sequence ATGGCAAAGAAGATTACCGGTTTCATTCGACTGCAGCTGAATGCGGGTGCGGCCACCCCGGCACCGCCGGTCGGTCCCGCACTGGGCCAGAAGCAGGTCAACATCATGGAGTTCTGCAAGCAGTTCAATGCACGCACCGAGAAAGATCGCGGGATGATCATTCCGGTCGTCATCACTGTCTATTCGGACAAGAGCTTCAGCTTTATCACGAAGACTCCGCCGGCCGCCATTTTGCTCAAGAAGGCCGCCGGGTTGGAAAAAGGCTCGGGCGTGCCGAATCGCACGAAGGTCGGAACGGTCTCCTTCGCGCAAGTCCGTCAAATCGCCGAACTGAAGATGAAGGACCTGAACGCCAATGACGTTGACATGGCCGTGCGCATGGTCGAGGGGACCGCGCGCAGCATGGGGATCAACGTACAGAAGTAG
- the tuf gene encoding elongation factor Tu, with translation MAKAKFERTKPHVNIGTIGHVDHGKTTLTAAITQVLAKTGLAKAQKYEDIDNAPEERERGVTINAHHAEYETEKRHYAHVDCPGHADYIKNMVTGAAQMDGAILVVSAADGPMPQTREHVLLARQVNVPSLVVFLNKCDQVDDPDLLELVEIEVRDLLTKYNYPGDDVPVIKGSALDALSNMEDPVKTKCIYELMAAVDNFIPEPKREKDKPFLMPVEDVFSISGRGTVGTGRIERGVIKVQEEVEIIGMGAHIKSVVTGVEMFRKLLDQGEAGDNVGLLLRGVEKDALARGMVVVKPGTLKPHKKFEAQVYVLSKEEGGRHTPFFNNYRPQFFFRTTDVTGSIHLPEGKEMIMPGDNTVMLVELITDIAMDEGLRFAIREGGRTVGAGAVTKIIE, from the coding sequence ATGGCGAAGGCCAAATTCGAGCGTACCAAACCGCACGTGAACATTGGCACCATCGGTCACGTTGACCACGGCAAGACGACCCTGACGGCGGCAATCACGCAGGTGCTGGCGAAGACGGGACTGGCGAAGGCGCAGAAGTACGAAGATATCGACAACGCCCCCGAAGAGCGCGAGCGCGGCGTCACGATCAACGCGCACCACGCCGAGTACGAGACCGAGAAGCGGCACTATGCGCACGTCGATTGCCCGGGCCACGCGGACTACATCAAGAACATGGTGACCGGCGCCGCGCAGATGGACGGCGCCATTCTGGTCGTGTCCGCCGCCGACGGCCCGATGCCGCAGACCCGCGAACACGTGTTGCTGGCCCGGCAGGTGAACGTGCCGTCGCTGGTGGTCTTCCTCAACAAGTGCGATCAGGTCGATGATCCGGATTTGCTCGAACTCGTGGAAATCGAGGTCCGCGATCTACTGACCAAGTATAATTATCCGGGCGACGACGTGCCGGTGATCAAGGGATCCGCGCTGGACGCGCTGTCCAACATGGAAGACCCCGTCAAGACCAAGTGCATCTACGAGCTGATGGCGGCGGTGGACAACTTCATTCCCGAGCCGAAGCGTGAGAAGGACAAGCCGTTCCTGATGCCGGTCGAAGACGTGTTCTCGATTTCGGGTCGCGGAACCGTGGGGACAGGCCGGATCGAACGCGGCGTCATCAAGGTTCAGGAAGAAGTCGAGATTATCGGCATGGGCGCGCATATCAAGAGCGTGGTGACCGGCGTCGAGATGTTCCGCAAGCTGCTCGATCAGGGCGAAGCGGGCGACAACGTCGGCCTGCTGCTGCGCGGCGTGGAAAAAGACGCGCTGGCGCGCGGGATGGTGGTCGTGAAGCCGGGCACGCTGAAGCCGCACAAGAAATTCGAAGCGCAGGTGTACGTGCTGTCGAAGGAAGAGGGCGGCCGGCATACGCCGTTCTTCAACAATTACCGCCCGCAGTTCTTCTTCCGCACGACCGACGTGACCGGCTCGATTCACCTGCCCGAGGGCAAGGAAATGATCATGCCGGGCGATAACACGGTGATGCTGGTCGAGCTGATCACCGACATCGCGATGGACGAAGGCCTGCGCTTCGCGATTCGTGAAGGCGGCCGAACCGTCGGTGCCGGCGCGGTCACGAAGATCATCGAGTAG
- the rpoB gene encoding DNA-directed RNA polymerase subunit beta: MRDNKKTIQRINFSKIPEVLELPDMLDVQLRSFQDFLQDVPLGKRKTSGLQAVFQNIFPIIDNRETHILEFVDYYIEPPKYEEDECRERGVTFQASLKAKLRLSSREEGAEVGSFDNTIESDVYLGNLPLMTTSGTFIINGAERVIVSQLHRSPGVSFSDDIHPNGKKIFTARIIPFRGSWIEFTTDINDVLYVYIDRRKKFPATTLLRALGHETNRDILKLFDYVEEVHLSRKDLSKEYGRHFAADVLNEATGEVIVEANKEFSEEALKALTAAKVKAVELLKSRKRDVVFDILMNTLNKDKSTSPDRALEVIYRELRSGEPPDIDTAKKFLHRLFFDEKRYDLGAVGRYRINTKLQLEVPPETTVLTEEDMIAILKHVLKLRIGRQQPDDIDHLGNRRVRTVGEQLANQFSVALSRMARTIKERMNLRDSDSLTPQDLINVRTISSVINTFFGTNQLSQFLDQVNPLTELTHKRRLSALGPGGLTRERAGFEVRDVHYTHYGRLCPIETPEGPNIGLISSLCTYAKINDMGFVETPFRLVKHGKVTKQIDYLSADQEDRVAIAQANTPINPRGEFQTDRIKCRQRSDFPVLNPTGVEYMDVAPSQIVSIAAALIPFLEHDDANRALMGSNMQRQAVPLLIPQAPYVGTGMERKAAEDSRTLILAPDDGVIEYVDANRIIFRGRPKVAEDSMGEVPATMNPQADNVTFKLKKFVRTNQDTCINQRPAVSEGEQVKKGQVLADGCATEKGELALGRNALVAFMPWNGYNFEDSIILSERIVYDDVFTSINIEELELQVRETKRGEEELTREIPNVSEEAVKDLDEMGIVRIGATVRPGDILVGKVTPKGETDLTPEDKLLKAIFGDKAGDVKDASLKAHTGMYGIVINTKLFSRKKKDAKTRREDKKALEELDSQFNQSLNALKRQTAEELYGLLRGHKSKEVRERTETVILFHENNFFTEAAIKALDFETLSADYAWTENEAVNEQIEQCFDKYRDRLFILQTELKNEKYRIQVGDELPPGIVQLVRVYVAQKRKISVGDKMAGRHGNKGVVGKIVPVEDMPFMSDGTPVDIILNPLSVPSRMNIGQIFETTLGWAAHRLGVYFATPVFDGAKMGDIEDWLARAELPKNGKCYLFDGRTGVRFEQETTVGCIYMMKLSHLVDDKIHARSIGPYSLITQQPLGGKAQFGGQRFGEMEVWALEAYGAASILQEILTVKSDDVNGRARTYEAIVKGENLPTPGIPESFHVFINELRGLGLDVKLME, encoded by the coding sequence GTGCGCGATAATAAGAAGACGATCCAGCGAATTAACTTTTCGAAGATCCCCGAGGTGCTCGAGCTGCCCGACATGCTGGATGTGCAGCTCCGCAGCTTCCAGGATTTTTTGCAGGACGTCCCGCTGGGCAAACGGAAAACTTCCGGCTTGCAGGCGGTGTTTCAGAACATCTTCCCGATCATCGACAACCGGGAAACGCATATTCTCGAGTTCGTCGATTACTATATCGAACCGCCGAAGTACGAGGAAGACGAATGCCGCGAACGCGGCGTCACCTTCCAGGCGTCGCTGAAGGCGAAGCTGCGGCTATCGTCGCGCGAAGAAGGGGCCGAGGTCGGCAGCTTCGACAATACGATCGAGAGCGACGTCTATCTGGGCAACCTGCCGCTGATGACGACCTCGGGCACGTTCATTATCAACGGCGCGGAGCGCGTGATCGTCTCGCAGCTGCATCGCAGCCCCGGCGTGTCGTTTTCCGACGATATTCACCCGAACGGAAAAAAGATCTTTACGGCGCGGATCATCCCGTTCCGCGGTTCGTGGATCGAGTTCACGACGGATATCAATGATGTGCTGTACGTGTACATCGACCGGCGGAAGAAGTTTCCGGCCACGACGCTGCTGCGCGCGCTGGGTCACGAGACCAATCGCGACATCTTGAAGTTGTTCGACTATGTCGAGGAAGTTCACCTGTCGCGTAAGGACCTGAGCAAGGAATACGGCCGGCATTTCGCCGCGGACGTGCTGAACGAAGCCACGGGCGAAGTGATTGTCGAGGCGAATAAGGAGTTCAGCGAAGAGGCGCTGAAAGCGCTCACCGCGGCGAAGGTGAAGGCCGTCGAATTGCTCAAGTCGCGGAAACGGGACGTCGTGTTTGATATTCTGATGAACACGCTGAACAAGGACAAGTCCACCTCGCCCGATCGCGCGCTGGAAGTGATTTATCGCGAATTGCGCAGCGGCGAACCACCGGACATCGATACCGCAAAGAAGTTTCTGCACCGGTTGTTCTTCGACGAGAAGCGCTATGATCTCGGGGCCGTGGGCCGCTATCGGATCAATACGAAGCTGCAGCTCGAAGTTCCCCCGGAAACGACCGTGCTGACCGAAGAGGATATGATCGCGATCCTCAAGCATGTGCTCAAGCTGCGGATCGGCCGCCAGCAGCCGGACGACATTGACCACTTGGGCAACCGCCGCGTGCGAACCGTCGGCGAGCAGCTTGCGAACCAGTTCAGCGTGGCGCTGTCGCGCATGGCGCGGACGATCAAGGAGCGCATGAATCTGCGGGACAGCGATTCGCTGACGCCGCAGGATTTGATCAATGTGCGCACGATTTCGTCCGTGATCAACACCTTCTTCGGTACGAATCAGTTGTCGCAGTTCCTGGATCAGGTCAATCCGCTGACCGAGCTGACCCACAAGCGCCGGCTCTCGGCGCTGGGACCGGGCGGTCTGACGCGGGAACGCGCGGGTTTCGAAGTCCGAGACGTGCATTATACGCACTACGGCCGGTTGTGTCCGATCGAGACGCCGGAAGGTCCGAACATCGGCCTGATTTCCTCGCTGTGCACCTACGCGAAGATCAACGACATGGGCTTTGTCGAGACGCCGTTCCGACTGGTGAAGCACGGCAAGGTCACGAAGCAGATCGACTACCTCTCGGCGGACCAGGAAGACCGCGTGGCGATTGCGCAGGCGAATACGCCGATCAACCCGCGGGGCGAGTTCCAGACGGACCGGATTAAGTGCCGGCAGCGGTCTGACTTTCCGGTCCTGAATCCGACCGGCGTCGAGTATATGGACGTGGCGCCATCGCAGATCGTCTCCATCGCCGCGGCGCTGATTCCGTTCCTGGAACACGACGACGCGAACCGCGCCCTGATGGGCTCGAACATGCAACGTCAGGCGGTACCGCTGTTGATTCCGCAGGCGCCCTACGTGGGCACGGGCATGGAGCGGAAGGCGGCGGAGGATTCGCGGACCTTGATCCTCGCGCCGGATGACGGCGTGATCGAGTACGTCGATGCCAATCGCATTATCTTCCGCGGCCGACCGAAAGTCGCGGAGGACAGTATGGGCGAAGTGCCGGCGACGATGAATCCGCAGGCCGATAACGTCACTTTCAAGCTCAAGAAATTCGTGCGCACGAATCAGGACACCTGCATTAACCAGCGCCCGGCCGTGAGCGAAGGCGAGCAGGTCAAGAAGGGGCAGGTGCTGGCCGACGGCTGCGCGACGGAAAAGGGCGAACTGGCGCTGGGCAGAAACGCGCTGGTGGCCTTCATGCCGTGGAACGGATATAACTTCGAAGATTCGATCATTCTATCCGAACGCATCGTTTACGACGACGTGTTCACGTCGATCAACATCGAAGAACTTGAATTGCAGGTGCGCGAGACGAAGCGCGGCGAGGAAGAGCTGACACGCGAAATCCCGAACGTATCGGAAGAAGCCGTGAAGGATCTCGACGAGATGGGCATTGTGCGGATCGGTGCCACGGTGCGGCCGGGCGATATTCTGGTCGGCAAGGTGACGCCGAAGGGCGAGACCGATTTGACGCCGGAAGACAAACTCCTGAAGGCGATCTTCGGCGACAAGGCGGGGGACGTGAAAGATGCGAGCCTGAAGGCGCATACCGGCATGTACGGCATTGTCATCAACACGAAGCTGTTCAGTCGCAAGAAGAAGGACGCGAAGACGCGGCGCGAAGACAAGAAGGCGCTCGAAGAGCTGGATTCGCAGTTCAATCAGAGCTTGAACGCGCTGAAACGACAGACCGCCGAAGAGTTGTACGGCCTGCTGCGCGGACACAAGTCCAAAGAAGTGCGCGAGCGCACCGAAACCGTGATTCTGTTCCACGAGAACAATTTCTTCACGGAAGCAGCGATCAAAGCTCTGGATTTCGAGACGCTTAGCGCGGACTACGCCTGGACGGAGAACGAAGCGGTTAACGAACAGATCGAACAGTGCTTCGACAAGTATCGCGACCGGTTGTTCATCCTGCAGACTGAACTCAAGAACGAGAAGTACCGGATCCAGGTCGGCGACGAACTGCCGCCGGGAATCGTGCAGCTCGTGCGCGTGTACGTCGCGCAGAAGCGCAAGATTTCGGTCGGCGACAAGATGGCCGGACGGCACGGCAACAAGGGCGTGGTCGGCAAGATCGTGCCCGTGGAAGACATGCCGTTCATGTCCGACGGGACGCCCGTGGATATCATTCTGAATCCGCTGTCGGTGCCGTCGCGAATGAACATCGGTCAGATCTTCGAAACCACGCTGGGGTGGGCGGCGCACCGGCTCGGAGTGTATTTCGCGACGCCGGTGTTCGACGGCGCGAAGATGGGCGACATCGAAGACTGGCTGGCGCGGGCGGAACTGCCCAAGAACGGCAAATGCTACCTGTTTGACGGGCGCACGGGTGTGCGGTTCGAGCAGGAAACGACGGTGGGCTGCATCTACATGATGAAGCTTTCGCACTTGGTTGACGACAAGATCCATGCGCGGTCGATTGGACCGTACAGCTTGATCACGCAACAGCCGCTGGGCGGCAAGGCGCAGTTCGGCGGACAGCGGTTCGGCGAAATGGAAGTCTGGGCGCTGGAAGCCTACGGCGCCGCCAGCATTTTGCAGGAGATCCTGACCGTGAAGTCCGACGACGTTAACGGCCGCGCGCGCACGTACGAAGCGATCGTCAAAGGCGAAAACCTGCCGACGCCGGGAATCCCCGAATCGTTTCACGTGTTCATCAACGAATTGCGTGGACTGGGACTTGACGTGAAATTGATGGAGTAG
- a CDS encoding 50S ribosomal protein L10 — protein METTVKRPPKQKKVDTAARLADKVDRARGLYFTEYKGLTVEEITELRRQCYQNKIEYLVVKNTFSRRVLKEKGFDSAIPHLIGPTAICFGYADPAVPAKVLYDFSQKNEKLVLKGGIFEGKPISAKDIAAIKDLPSRDQAIAMTIGAIFGPVQAFHNVLTAILRDFVSVIDQIAEQKSAA, from the coding sequence ATGGAAACCACCGTCAAGAGACCGCCCAAGCAAAAAAAGGTCGATACCGCGGCCCGGCTCGCGGATAAGGTCGATCGTGCCCGCGGACTCTATTTCACGGAGTACAAAGGGCTCACGGTCGAGGAGATTACCGAGCTGCGTCGTCAATGCTACCAGAACAAGATTGAGTATCTGGTCGTGAAGAACACGTTCTCCCGGCGCGTGCTGAAGGAGAAGGGGTTCGACTCCGCAATTCCGCATCTCATCGGACCGACGGCCATCTGTTTCGGATATGCCGATCCGGCTGTGCCCGCCAAGGTGCTGTATGATTTCTCGCAGAAGAACGAGAAGCTGGTCCTGAAGGGCGGCATTTTCGAAGGGAAACCGATCAGCGCGAAGGACATCGCCGCGATCAAGGATCTGCCGAGCCGCGACCAGGCGATTGCGATGACAATCGGCGCGATCTTCGGACCGGTGCAGGCCTTCCACAACGTGCTGACCGCCATACTGCGCGATTTCGTATCGGTGATCGACCAGATCGCCGAGCAGAAGTCCGCGGCGTAG